The sequence TGTATGACGGCTCACTACTACTACGAATCCCTGGCGCTGACGTTACGTGACCGCCTGATGGAACGTTGGAAGAATACCCAGTACACCTACGAGGGCTCTGACTGTCGCTTTGCCTACTACCTATCCATGGAATTTCTTATGGGACGGACGCTCGGGAATGCGGTGCTCAATCTTGGGCTCGTGGGTGAGGTGGGTCAGGCCATGGCTAGCCTGGGGTTGATTCAGGAGGAGATGGCCGCGAGTGAGCGTGACGCGGGGCTTGGCAACGGTGGTCTGGGGCGGCTTGCGGCCTGCTTCCTGGATTCCTGCGCGACGCTGCAACTTCCCGTGATGGGGTATGGCATTCGTTATGTCTACGGGATGTTTCGCCAGCGGATCGAGAACGGTCGTCAAGTGGAGGAACCCGATCATTGGATGCGTGATGGTAATCCTTGGGAGCTAGAACGCCCGGAATTCTCACAACGTATTCGTTTTGGTGGTCGTAGTGAGGTCTTCCGTGATGGTGATGGGCGATTACGGGCACATTGGTTAGATACCCAAGACGTATTGGCGGTGCCCTACGATGTTCCAATCCCTGGTTATCGCAACGGAACCGTCAACACTCTGCGTCTGTGGTCGGCGGCGGCTACTGATGAATTTGACCTGAGTGAATTTAACGCTGGTTCCTATACCGAATCCGTTCGTGAGAAAAATGCGGCCGAGCACATTACTATGGTGCTTTATCCCAACGACGCCAGTGAGAACGGAAAGGAATTGCGGCTGCGCCAGCAGTATTTTCTGGCCTCGGCGAGCCTGCAAGATGTATTGCGTCAGTGGGTTCATTGGCATGGCCGGGATTTTAGTGAGTTCGCGGCCAGGAATTGCTTTCAATTGAACGATACCCATCCGAGTTGTTCGATCCCTGAGTTAATGCGCCTGCTGATGGACGAATACGGGTTGGGTTGGGACGAGGCTTGGGCCATTACGACCCGGACCATGGCCTACACCAACCATACCCTCCTGCCCGAGGCCTTGGAACGTTGGTCGGTGCGCATGTTCCGTCAACTCCTACCGCGCCTGTTGGATATCATCTTCGAGATTAATGCCCGTTTTCTTACCGAAGTTGCACGCCGCTGGCCCGGAGACACCGCCCGACAACGGCGCATGTCTCTGATTGAGGAAGGAAACGAGCCCATGGTACGGATGGCCTACTTGGCTATTGTGGGCAGTTTTTCGGTCAACGGGGTGGCGGAACTCCACTCCCGACTCTTGGCGCGCGGACTGTTGCACGATTTCTACGACCTCTGGCCTGAGAAATTTAATAATAAAACCAATGGCGTGACCCAGCGGCGTTGGCTTGCGGGGTGCAATCCCGAGTTGGCAGCCCTTATTACCG comes from Gammaproteobacteria bacterium and encodes:
- the glgP gene encoding Glycogen phosphorylase, which gives rise to MGYLPLHTSAPSPVLTDLPALGMDAASLAADFRRHFTHTLGRDRHCMTAHYYYESLALTLRDRLMERWKNTQYTYEGSDCRFAYYLSMEFLMGRTLGNAVLNLGLVGEVGQAMASLGLIQEEMAASERDAGLGNGGLGRLAACFLDSCATLQLPVMGYGIRYVYGMFRQRIENGRQVEEPDHWMRDGNPWELERPEFSQRIRFGGRSEVFRDGDGRLRAHWLDTQDVLAVPYDVPIPGYRNGTVNTLRLWSAAATDEFDLSEFNAGSYTESVREKNAAEHITMVLYPNDASENGKELRLRQQYFLASASLQDVLRQWVHWHGRDFSEFAARNCFQLNDTHPSCSIPELMRLLMDEYGLGWDEAWAITTRTMAYTNHTLLPEALERWSVRMFRQLLPRLLDIIFEINARFLTEVARRWPGDTARQRRMSLIEEGNEPMVRMAYLAIVGSFSVNGVAELHSRLLARGLLHDFYDLWPEKFNNKTNGVTQRRWLAGCNPELAALITETIGSEGWVSDLDQLTRIAPLADDANFRARWRTVRNEGKARLARLVEIECRVWFDTQALFDVQVKRIHEYKRQLLNCLHVIHLYDRIKRGDTANWTPRCVLFGGKAAPGYLLAKRIIRLINSVATVINGDPAVGNLLRVAFLPDYRVSAMEVICPGTDLSEQISTAGKEASGTGNMKFMMNGAVTIGTLDGANIEIREAVGADNFFLFGLTAEEVEVQRRAYDPNAIIAADEDLLRVMRLLESGHFNQFDPGIFQGIVDSLRSPHDPWMTIADFRSFVEAQRCAAATYRDQETWTRMSIYNTAASGRFSTDRTIADYNREIWRLTPIPAKG